Below is a genomic region from Halostella litorea.
CTGGACGTGACGAAGAGGATCGACCTCGGCGTCTGGTATTTTCGCCCGCGGGTCGTCCCGCGGCCGGCGCGAACGGAGCGGCCCTCGTCGGCGCGCTCGACGTCGTCGTGGACGCCCAGCGACTCCAGGACGTCGACGACGGCCTGGGTCTTGACGAGGTCCTCGAACGCGTCGCTCACGACCAGCGGGAGTTCGACGTCGCCGTCGAACTCGTGGCCGCGCTCCGCGACGAGGTCGGCGTCCGTCGTCGCCGCGATGGCGCTGCGGACGGCCTGCTTCCGTTCCTTGTCGTTGATGTTCAGCGAGCGGTCCTTCTCGGACTTCGGCGGGTGGGCCGGGCGGCCGCCCACGGTCTGGGGCACGCGGCGGCCCTGTCCGTTCTCCCGCGGGACGTGGGCCATGCCGCGGCCGCTGCCCTGGGATTCGGCCGGCGTTCGCATGCCGGCGTACTCGTCCGCGCCGTAGTCCTGCTTCCGGTTTGCCTGGGCGGCGAGCACGGCGCGCTTGATGAGGTCCGGCCGGTAGGCCGACTCGAAGACCTCGGGGAGGTCGAGCGTGCCGTCGTCCTCGCCGTCCAGGTCGCGAATTGTTGCTTGCATTGGTTATCCCTGGTTCGATGCGGTGGAGACGTAGCGCACCTCGGGGTCGAGGCGCGGCTGGTCGTTCGGTCGGACGGCCGGGCGGAAGCGCACGAGGCGCTGCTCCGGGCCGGGGACCGATCCCTTGACGAGCGCGTACGGGCCGTCGACCTCGCCGTAGTTGACGAAGCCGCCGTCGACGGACGCGTCGTCGCCCTCACCGATGTCGATGAGGCGCTTGTTCAGTTCCGTGCGCTGGTGGTAACCGGTCTGCCCCTGCTGGGGGACCGTCGAGCGCACGCGGGAGGGGTTCCACGGACCGAGGTTGCCGATCCGGCGCCGCCAGCCCTGGCGGGCGTGCTTGCCCTTCCGCTTCTGGACGCCCCAGCGCTTGACGGGGCCCTGGGTGCCCTTCCCCTTCGTGACGCCGCTGACGTCGGCGTACTCGCCGGCGCGGAACACGTCGTTCATCTCGTGTGCGCCGCCGTCGGCGACGAGGTCGAGCGCGAACTCGACGCGGTCGCCAAGCGAGCCGCCGCCCACGCGGGTCTCCATCACGTCGGGCTTTTTCTTCGGGACGCTCGGCACCGCGTCGGGAACGGTGTGGGTGATGACCCGGACGTCGGCGACGTCGCCGGCGTCGAGCGCCTCGTGCAGTTCCTCCTCGGCCGCGTCGGCGTCGTGCTCCTGGGGGACGTCGAGGACGCGGTCGAGTTCCTCGTGGAACTCGTCGGTCCAGACCTCCGTGAGCGGCTTCTTGCCGTAAGCGGTGTCTTCGTACGCTCGCAGGGCCACCGCGCGCATCGGTGGCGTCTCCACGATGGTGACGGGGACGGTCTCCTCCATCCCTTCGCGGGGGGAGTCCGACTCGTCGTTGATCATCACCACGTGGGTCATGCCGGCCTTGTACCCGGCGAAGCCCTGGAGCGCTGGCTGTCCGTCGTCGTCCGGCCACGAGTTGAAGCGCGGGACTTCGCTCTCCGCGCGCTTCCGGGGGCCGAACCCCAGCGAGCCTTTGCGTGGTCTGCTTGGTTGTGGCATTTGTGTTTCACTCCGTGAGTGTGAGGCAGCCGAGCGCGGCGAACATCGCTTCCTCCGTTCGCACGACCTCGCTGCCCTGGTTCGGGATCGCGTTGAGCCAGAGGTCGAACCGGCCGGGTGCGCCTGGTTCGACCGCGGACGGGGCCTCCGCCCCGCCCGCCGGTTCGGTCTCAACGGCTCCCTCGTCGGGAGTCCGAGCGGCCCTGACCGCGTCAACGGTCACGTCCGCTATCATCTCCGGCAGCCCTCTCTCGGGCGCGCCGAAGGCGACGGTCATCCCGTCGTCCTCGACGCGACCGGCCAGCGGTCCGAGCCCCGACACGGTGAGCGGTTCACCGTGCCGCGACGTTGCGATCCGGACGCCGGCGTCCTCACGGCCGAGCGCTGCCGACAGGTCCGCGCTCTCGACGGCCAGCCCCGGGAGGGGCTGGTCGACGATCCTCGCACGGACCGGCTCTCGCGAAGAGATCCTGACGGTAACGCGCTCCCCCTCGGCGACCTCCGTTTCCGGAGGGACGACGAGCGAGATCGGGTGTTGCAGTCCGCAATTGACCCGTACGCGCCCTTCAGGTCCGACCTCGGTCACGATTCCCTGTCTTAACGACCCCGGATCGTTCGATCCGGAGCCGGTCTGTGACGCGGCGCGGAGCGGCGGCAGTACGCCCGCGTACTCCAGTTCGTCCCGCTTGCCCCACGCCTCCTTTCGGAGGTAAGGGGGCGTCGCGGCGTACCGCAGTACGGTTTCCACGAACCCGCCGCCCCACCTGCGCTCGCCTTCCCGGTCGGGGAAGACGGTCAGGCGGTCCGCCCGGAACACCGTCGCCGCGCGGGCGACGTAGCCGACCTTGCGAGTTGCCTCGCGTTTGTCTTCGGCTTCCCGGACGAGAGACGACGGCACGAGTACGCTGACGGTCATGCCGTGACGCTTCGACGCCTCACCACTAGACTGTGCCGATGTATCCGTCGGGGTCGTAAAAGAATGCCGGATCGTTTTCGGCCCTGTGTGGCCTTCACACGCGTTTCAACGGGGTTTCAGGACGGATCTCGTATGTGTCCCCGTACCGTGGTTCGCCGGGTCGCGGATGACCTAGTTCGGAACGCTTATACGACACCCGGCGGTTAGGTGAGACTGCAACGGGCGCTGGTAGTGTAGTGGTATCACGTGACCTTGCCATGGTCACAACCGGGGTTCAAATCCCCGCCAGCGCACTTCTCCGGAACCTACGTCCCCAGCGACGCGTTTCATTGCGTCGCGTACGACCCGGTTCCGGTGTGTGCGACGTGGGATTTGAAGTAGACCGGACGCAGCGCCGAGCGGTGCGAGGCGACCGTCCGGGCGTGGTTCAAATCCCCGCCAGCGCATTTTTGCCGAACGCTACTTAGCCAGCGACCGCTGTACGTGTCGCTCGCCACCGTGAGTGAGGAAATCGCCCGCGGGGATTTGAGCAGACGGGACGAGCGAAGCGAGTCCCGGCGAGTTCAAATCCCCGCCAGCGCACTTCTGCCGAACGCTACTCAGTCAACGGTTGCTCTATTCGTCACCGGCGGCCGGCAGCCTGATGAAAGTATATCACGGCCGCGACTGACGGGGCAGGTGTCCATGACCGACCCGGAGGAACCTCCGGAGTACGACGCGCTTGCGGAGCAGGCCGAGAGCCGCGACGGCTGGGAGAGCCCCTGGGGCGACAACCCGCTGCAGGAGTACTACTCGTGGCCGGCGACGCGGGCCTTGCTCCCGGAACTGAACGGCAAGCGCGTCCTCGACGCCGGCTGCGGCGTGGGCGACCACGTCGGGGAACTGCTCGACGCCGGCGCGAGCGTGGTCGGCGTCGATGCGAGCGGGTCGGCCGTCGAGACCGCGCGGGAGCGGTTCGGCGACCGGGCGTCGTTCGAACGGGCGGACCTGACTGAACCGCTGCCGTTCAGGGACGACGCCTTCGACGTCGTTCTCGGCCATCTCGTGTTGGACCACGTCAGGGAGCTCCGGCCGACGTTCGAGTCGTTCCGCCGCGTCCTGACGCCCGACGGCGCGCTCGTCTTCTCGGTCGTCCATCCGATGCAGTACTACCTCGACTACGACGCCGTCACGGAGTACTACGGCACCACCGCGGTGACGCTCGGCTGGGACGGCGTCGACGTGACCTCCTACCAGCGCCCCGTCGGCGCGATACTGAACGCGGTTACCGAGGCGGGGCTCAGCGTGGAGTCGGTCGAAGAGCCGCGTCCGCCCGCGGCGTACGAGAACCACGCGGCGGACGACTGGCGCGTCTCCGAGCGACCGCAGATCCTCTGCGTCCGTGCGCGGGGATGAGATAAGACCCGACCAGCCACCCCTCCACGCCCCCGTCGCCCGCGGCCGAGTCCCTCGAGCTCGGCGGCGGACCGGGAGCCTGCCGGAGCGT
It encodes:
- a CDS encoding class I SAM-dependent methyltransferase; amino-acid sequence: MTDPEEPPEYDALAEQAESRDGWESPWGDNPLQEYYSWPATRALLPELNGKRVLDAGCGVGDHVGELLDAGASVVGVDASGSAVETARERFGDRASFERADLTEPLPFRDDAFDVVLGHLVLDHVRELRPTFESFRRVLTPDGALVFSVVHPMQYYLDYDAVTEYYGTTAVTLGWDGVDVTSYQRPVGAILNAVTEAGLSVESVEEPRPPAAYENHAADDWRVSERPQILCVRARG
- the rpl4p gene encoding 50S ribosomal protein L4 — translated: MQATIRDLDGEDDGTLDLPEVFESAYRPDLIKRAVLAAQANRKQDYGADEYAGMRTPAESQGSGRGMAHVPRENGQGRRVPQTVGGRPAHPPKSEKDRSLNINDKERKQAVRSAIAATTDADLVAERGHEFDGDVELPLVVSDAFEDLVKTQAVVDVLESLGVHDDVERADEGRSVRAGRGTTRGRKYQTPRSILFVTSSEAGPSKAARNLAGADVATAAEVNAEDLAPGAEGGRLTVFTESAVEEVADR
- a CDS encoding 50S ribosomal protein L3, translated to MPQPSRPRKGSLGFGPRKRAESEVPRFNSWPDDDGQPALQGFAGYKAGMTHVVMINDESDSPREGMEETVPVTIVETPPMRAVALRAYEDTAYGKKPLTEVWTDEFHEELDRVLDVPQEHDADAAEEELHEALDAGDVADVRVITHTVPDAVPSVPKKKPDVMETRVGGGSLGDRVEFALDLVADGGAHEMNDVFRAGEYADVSGVTKGKGTQGPVKRWGVQKRKGKHARQGWRRRIGNLGPWNPSRVRSTVPQQGQTGYHQRTELNKRLIDIGEGDDASVDGGFVNYGEVDGPYALVKGSVPGPEQRLVRFRPAVRPNDQPRLDPEVRYVSTASNQG
- a CDS encoding putative RNA uridine N3 methyltransferase, which encodes MTVSVLVPSSLVREAEDKREATRKVGYVARAATVFRADRLTVFPDREGERRWGGGFVETVLRYAATPPYLRKEAWGKRDELEYAGVLPPLRAASQTGSGSNDPGSLRQGIVTEVGPEGRVRVNCGLQHPISLVVPPETEVAEGERVTVRISSREPVRARIVDQPLPGLAVESADLSAALGREDAGVRIATSRHGEPLTVSGLGPLAGRVEDDGMTVAFGAPERGLPEMIADVTVDAVRAARTPDEGAVETEPAGGAEAPSAVEPGAPGRFDLWLNAIPNQGSEVVRTEEAMFAALGCLTLTE